A portion of the Candidatus Omnitrophota bacterium genome contains these proteins:
- a CDS encoding DedA family protein, giving the protein MSGGLLIEFILLFSSFAYIGVFLLLILSGCGFPLPEEITLIMAGFLTSQEIVHIAPMFFFCFMGAFISDMV; this is encoded by the coding sequence ATGAGCGGGGGATTGCTGATCGAGTTCATCCTGCTGTTTTCGTCCTTCGCGTACATAGGGGTTTTTCTGCTCCTGATACTTTCGGGCTGCGGGTTTCCGCTTCCCGAGGAGATAACGCTGATAATGGCCGGTTTCCTGACGAGCCAGGAGATAGTCCACATCGCGCCGATGTTTTTTTTCTGTTTCATGGGGGCATTTATAAGCGATATGGTT
- the uvrA gene encoding excinuclease ABC subunit UvrA translates to MKKNRDEIVIVRARTHNLKGINLNIPKNSFVVICGLSGSGKSSLAFDTLYAEGQRRYVESLSSYARQFLEQLQKPDVESISNLSPAIAIEEKGGSANPRSTVATTTEIHDFMRVLFARAGIPHCPKCGRVIKGSSPDEIISDILSSHEGKEIELRSNVISGQKGSFAELFLKLRKEGFASVLVDGIVRDLDGEIELDKKKKHDISVIIDRFRAGKERLTDSLNAALALSGGVCELLVGKMVKVYSVHHACVFCGLSIKDLSPRAFSFNSPYGACPECTGLGEVMTVDEDLAVNADCSLSEGALIPWFSPITTRTHRWVHAAHGYYQGKLEEACGIMKIPMGVKWNKLSKQQRDFVLHGSVPLAKSASPYKGLVTSLKERFSSTESDFVRDEIARLYMRKKICPLCSGKRLKDEILAVKIGGKSIADICDMPVSEVIKFFSSLSFSGSSAKIAAPLLKEINSRLSFISGVGLDYLTLSRSTRTLSRGEAQRIRLATQIGSGLSGVLYVLDEPTIGLHQKDIHALMANLMKLKETGNSVCVVEHEEAVMLAADWIIELGPGAGALGGEVVFEGTPSQMLKSGKSLTGKYLRNPLSVKKIKKQNKGFIRIKGASQFNLKKIDVDIPMGVLTCVTGVSGSGKSTLIEDILMNALRKKLYGGREEPGLHTGIEGFEKIDKALVIDQSPIGRTPRSNPVTYTKAWDEIRALFAAMPLARSRGYKSGQFSFNVKSGRCGACGGDGLIKVEMNFLPDVYVKCDVCEGRRYSGETLEVTFKGQNIHDVLEMSVNQAGDFFSAHKKIMSKLKMLQDVGLGYLKLGQSATTLSGGEAQRVKLSRELAKSATGRTLYFLDEPTTGLHFADIEKLLGVLHGLTAKGNTVVVIEHNMDVIKTADWVIDLGPGGGDFGGRLLFQGTPEDIVSCGRSFTGQYLKKKGKREGEKRMSYR, encoded by the coding sequence ATGAAAAAAAACCGTGACGAGATCGTCATAGTCCGCGCCCGCACCCATAATCTGAAAGGCATCAATCTGAATATCCCGAAAAACAGTTTTGTCGTCATCTGCGGCCTTTCGGGTTCGGGGAAGTCCTCGCTGGCCTTTGACACCCTCTACGCCGAGGGCCAGAGGCGTTATGTGGAATCCCTTTCCTCTTACGCGAGGCAGTTCTTAGAACAACTCCAGAAGCCGGATGTGGAGAGCATAAGCAACCTTTCCCCCGCCATAGCGATAGAGGAAAAGGGCGGCTCGGCCAATCCCCGGTCGACGGTGGCCACCACCACCGAAATACATGATTTTATGAGGGTGCTTTTCGCCCGCGCGGGAATACCTCACTGCCCGAAATGCGGCAGGGTGATAAAAGGTTCCTCCCCCGACGAGATCATCAGCGATATACTTTCCTCCCACGAGGGCAAAGAGATAGAGCTGCGCTCGAATGTCATAAGCGGCCAGAAGGGTTCTTTCGCGGAACTTTTTTTGAAGCTGAGAAAAGAGGGTTTTGCGTCCGTCCTGGTCGACGGGATTGTCCGGGATCTTGACGGCGAAATAGAACTGGATAAAAAAAAGAAGCACGATATCAGCGTGATAATAGACAGGTTCCGCGCGGGTAAAGAACGCCTGACCGATTCTCTCAATGCGGCTCTCGCTCTGTCGGGAGGCGTGTGCGAACTCCTCGTGGGAAAAATGGTGAAAGTTTACAGCGTCCATCACGCCTGTGTGTTTTGCGGTTTGAGCATCAAGGATCTCTCGCCGCGGGCTTTCTCCTTCAACAGCCCCTACGGGGCCTGTCCCGAGTGTACGGGGCTGGGTGAGGTGATGACGGTTGACGAGGATCTTGCCGTCAACGCGGATTGCAGCCTTTCCGAAGGCGCGCTCATCCCGTGGTTTTCGCCGATAACGACCCGCACTCACAGATGGGTGCATGCCGCCCACGGATATTATCAGGGAAAACTTGAGGAAGCCTGCGGGATCATGAAAATACCCATGGGCGTGAAATGGAATAAACTGAGCAAACAGCAGAGGGATTTTGTGCTTCACGGATCTGTGCCGCTCGCGAAATCCGCCTCACCCTACAAAGGTCTTGTCACATCCCTCAAAGAAAGATTCTCTTCCACGGAATCGGATTTCGTCAGGGATGAGATAGCGCGTCTCTATATGAGGAAAAAGATATGCCCTCTCTGTTCGGGTAAAAGACTCAAGGATGAGATCCTCGCCGTAAAAATAGGAGGAAAATCTATCGCGGACATCTGCGATATGCCGGTGTCCGAGGTGATAAAATTTTTCTCGTCGCTTTCTTTTTCCGGCTCGTCCGCGAAAATAGCCGCACCGCTCCTTAAAGAAATAAACTCTCGCCTCAGCTTTATTTCCGGCGTGGGTCTGGATTATCTCACGCTTTCGCGTTCAACGAGGACGCTCTCACGCGGAGAGGCCCAGAGGATAAGGCTGGCCACGCAGATAGGCTCGGGCCTGTCGGGGGTGCTTTATGTTCTGGACGAGCCCACGATAGGCCTGCATCAGAAGGATATACACGCCCTCATGGCTAATCTCATGAAACTGAAAGAGACAGGCAACAGCGTCTGCGTGGTTGAGCATGAGGAGGCCGTTATGCTCGCTGCCGACTGGATAATAGAGCTCGGCCCCGGCGCGGGAGCGCTTGGCGGCGAGGTCGTGTTTGAGGGAACGCCTTCGCAGATGCTCAAAAGCGGAAAATCCCTGACGGGAAAATACCTCAGGAATCCTCTGTCCGTTAAAAAAATAAAAAAACAGAACAAAGGTTTTATCAGGATAAAAGGAGCCTCTCAGTTCAATCTCAAAAAAATAGATGTTGATATACCCATGGGGGTTTTAACCTGCGTCACCGGGGTGTCGGGCTCGGGCAAATCCACGCTGATAGAGGATATACTGATGAATGCGCTGAGGAAAAAACTTTACGGCGGCAGGGAGGAGCCAGGCCTCCACACCGGCATAGAAGGCTTTGAGAAAATAGACAAGGCCCTTGTTATAGACCAGTCGCCCATAGGCCGGACGCCGCGCTCAAATCCAGTGACATACACAAAGGCATGGGACGAGATAAGGGCTCTTTTCGCCGCGATGCCGCTTGCCAGATCACGCGGGTACAAGTCCGGTCAGTTCAGTTTTAACGTGAAATCAGGGCGCTGCGGCGCCTGTGGAGGCGACGGTCTCATAAAAGTGGAAATGAATTTCCTGCCGGATGTTTATGTCAAATGCGATGTCTGCGAAGGCCGCCGCTACAGCGGCGAGACGCTGGAAGTGACATTCAAGGGCCAGAACATACACGATGTGCTGGAGATGAGCGTCAATCAGGCGGGGGATTTTTTCTCAGCCCACAAAAAGATCATGAGCAAACTGAAAATGCTCCAGGATGTGGGGCTGGGTTACCTCAAGCTCGGACAGAGCGCCACCACGCTTTCCGGCGGCGAAGCCCAGAGGGTGAAACTTTCGCGGGAGCTGGCCAAGTCCGCCACGGGCAGGACTCTCTACTTTCTGGACGAGCCCACGACGGGACTGCATTTCGCCGACATCGAGAAGCTTCTCGGAGTCCTGCACGGCCTCACAGCGAAGGGAAACACCGTCGTTGTCATAGAACACAACATGGATGTGATAAAAACGGCGGACTGGGTCATCGATCTCGGCCCGGGCGGCGGGGATTTCGGCGGCCGTCTTCTTTTCCAGGGCACGCCGGAGGATATTGTTTCCTGCGGACGGTCTTTTACCGGCCAATACCTCAAGAAAAAGGGAAAAAGGGAAGGGGAAAAAAGGATGTCATACAGATGA
- the nadB gene encoding L-aspartate oxidase, whose amino-acid sequence MVYDVLIIGSGLAGLCAALKQPRDLKVALVTKRKLADSETVFAQGGISCVTSDDDSFDLHINDTLKTGGGLSNKKIAAIVVREMPERLKELEGYGVKFNKISGKYDLHLEGGHSRRRVVHADDHTGKTVEDALVSRVRRAGNIEIFENHIAVNLIIKDSSCWGAYVLDESDLSIRAFKSRATLLAAGGAGKSYLYTSNPDVSTGDGVAMAYRAGCRILNMEFVQFHPTCLYHPEAKSFLISEAVRGEGGRLFTRQGKRFMKDYHPKMELAPRDIVARAIDGVLKKSGEEFVYLDISYKGAAFVRKKFPYLSSSVKKYGFDMGKAPIPVVPAAHYMCGGIAVDENAATDIKNLFAAGENACTGLHGANRLASNSLAEAMVFAHRAASSLAAVARMKKKIPKIALWKTYGARPSDEAVVISQNWDEIRRFMWNYVGIVRSMKRLVRARNRIKNILEEIEDYYWNFLVTRDLIELRNIAQVADITIESALSRKESRGTHYMIDYPDAPKPGFRKDSVVKKIRGKVFVL is encoded by the coding sequence ATGGTCTATGATGTCCTTATAATAGGTTCCGGTCTGGCGGGGCTTTGCGCCGCCCTGAAACAGCCGCGCGATTTGAAGGTTGCCCTTGTAACCAAGAGGAAACTCGCCGATTCCGAGACCGTTTTCGCCCAGGGCGGTATCTCCTGCGTCACATCCGATGACGATTCTTTCGATCTGCATATCAATGACACTTTGAAGACAGGCGGCGGCCTGTCAAATAAAAAAATAGCGGCTATCGTCGTGCGGGAGATGCCTGAGCGTCTCAAAGAACTGGAAGGCTACGGGGTAAAATTCAACAAAATATCGGGAAAATATGATCTTCATCTTGAAGGCGGCCATTCCCGCCGCCGCGTCGTGCATGCCGACGACCACACCGGCAAGACGGTGGAGGACGCGCTGGTCTCGCGCGTGAGGCGCGCCGGGAACATAGAAATCTTTGAAAATCACATAGCTGTCAATCTTATAATCAAAGATTCATCCTGCTGGGGCGCCTATGTTCTGGATGAGTCAGATCTGAGTATCAGGGCTTTCAAATCCCGCGCGACACTTCTGGCCGCCGGCGGCGCGGGGAAGAGTTATCTCTACACCTCAAATCCCGATGTCTCAACCGGCGACGGCGTCGCCATGGCATACAGGGCCGGCTGCCGCATATTGAACATGGAATTCGTGCAGTTCCATCCCACATGCCTCTACCATCCGGAAGCGAAAAGTTTTCTCATATCGGAGGCAGTGCGCGGCGAAGGCGGAAGGCTTTTCACCAGGCAGGGGAAAAGATTCATGAAGGACTATCATCCGAAGATGGAATTGGCCCCGCGCGACATCGTGGCGCGGGCGATAGATGGCGTTCTGAAAAAAAGCGGAGAGGAATTTGTTTATCTGGACATATCTTATAAGGGCGCGGCTTTTGTGAGGAAGAAATTCCCCTATCTTTCATCGAGCGTAAAAAAATACGGCTTTGACATGGGGAAGGCGCCCATTCCCGTCGTGCCGGCCGCGCATTACATGTGCGGCGGCATAGCGGTGGATGAGAACGCCGCAACGGATATCAAAAATCTTTTCGCCGCGGGAGAGAACGCCTGCACGGGGCTTCACGGTGCCAACCGCCTGGCTTCCAATTCTCTCGCCGAGGCCATGGTGTTCGCGCACAGGGCGGCCTCTTCGCTTGCGGCGGTCGCAAGGATGAAAAAAAAGATCCCGAAAATAGCTCTCTGGAAAACTTACGGCGCGCGTCCCTCGGATGAGGCGGTGGTCATATCGCAGAACTGGGATGAGATACGCCGCTTTATGTGGAATTATGTGGGGATAGTCAGGAGCATGAAGCGCCTCGTCCGGGCGAGAAACAGGATAAAGAACATCCTTGAGGAGATAGAGGATTACTACTGGAATTTTCTCGTCACGCGCGACCTCATAGAGCTGCGCAACATAGCGCAGGTGGCGGATATCACCATTGAATCGGCCCTATCAAGGAAGGAATCCAGAGGCACCCATTATATGATAGATTATCCAGACGCGCCGAAGCCAGGATTCAGGAAAGACAGCGTCGTTAAAAAAATAAGAGGGAAGGTTTTTGTCTTATGA
- the ilvN gene encoding acetolactate synthase small subunit, which translates to MKHTIAAMVENKPGVLAKISGLFSARAFNIMSLTVGETEVHDVSRMTIVVKGDDKILEQVVKQLNKLPDVIKVIDFKNEEFIERDLMLVKVNAPKTSRSEIVEIATIFRANILDISADTITLELTGRETKLEGVIRLLRPYGIKEMVRAGVVAMSRGRK; encoded by the coding sequence ATGAAACACACGATAGCGGCGATGGTTGAAAACAAACCCGGGGTGCTGGCGAAGATATCGGGACTTTTTTCGGCGAGAGCTTTCAACATAATGTCTCTGACGGTGGGCGAGACGGAAGTGCATGATGTGTCCAGGATGACGATCGTCGTCAAGGGTGATGACAAGATACTGGAACAGGTGGTGAAGCAGCTCAACAAGCTCCCCGATGTCATCAAGGTCATTGATTTCAAAAACGAGGAATTTATAGAAAGGGATCTCATGCTCGTGAAGGTGAACGCGCCCAAAACATCCCGCAGCGAAATAGTAGAAATAGCCACTATATTCCGCGCGAACATACTGGATATTTCCGCCGACACGATAACACTCGAGCTCACCGGGCGGGAAACAAAACTGGAAGGCGTTATCCGGCTTCTGCGGCCTTACGGCATCAAAGAGATGGTCCGTGCGGGCGTCGTGGCCATGAGCCGCGGCCGCAAATAA
- the ilvB gene encoding biosynthetic-type acetolactate synthase large subunit produces MKLSGSEIILKCLEREGVDTVFGIPGGSVIPLFDAIYDNKKIKLFLTRHEQGAAHMADGYARASGKTGVCIATSGPGATNLVTGLATALLDSIPMVAVTGQVASHLVGNDAFQEADTTGITRPVTKQNYLVTDVRDISKIFAQAFYLARSGRPGPVLIDVPSDIQKAECEYDAKPDASIRGYKPSMEGNPRQIKTALEALLASKKLLIYAGGGIISSGASKELAAFVRKLNAPVTLTLMGIGGFPGTDELFIGMPGMHGTQAANFAFQNCDMIFAVGARFDDRVTGKVSAFAPHAKIVHVDIDPTSISKNVTADIPVVGDCKSVLKQMLVLLSAKKKMPDYAPWLKQVTDVAKKKPLCYKDDEILRPQYVIDRFYQITKGQAMVVTEVGQHQMWAEQFYKFDKPRRFITSGGLGTMGYGLPGAIGAKRACPEMEVIDIAGDGSTQMNIQELATAKVYGIKVIVAILNNSYLGMVRQWQELFYKKRYSGVLLGSQSSKDKKYWPDFKLVGEAYGLKGMRIERKKDVDAAIKEALAFKETVVMDFQVAKEENVFPIVPGGAAIDQIIDMS; encoded by the coding sequence ATGAAACTGAGCGGATCGGAAATTATACTGAAATGTCTGGAGCGTGAAGGCGTGGATACTGTCTTCGGCATACCGGGCGGCAGTGTGATACCTCTTTTTGACGCCATATACGACAATAAGAAAATCAAACTTTTCCTCACCCGCCACGAGCAGGGCGCGGCTCACATGGCCGACGGCTACGCGCGGGCTTCCGGGAAAACCGGTGTCTGTATCGCCACCTCGGGACCCGGAGCGACAAATCTGGTGACAGGTCTGGCCACGGCTCTCCTGGACTCCATACCTATGGTCGCCGTCACCGGACAGGTCGCCTCCCATCTTGTGGGCAACGACGCTTTTCAGGAGGCCGACACGACAGGCATCACGAGGCCCGTGACCAAGCAGAATTATCTGGTGACGGATGTCAGAGATATATCAAAGATATTCGCGCAGGCTTTTTATCTGGCGCGCAGCGGCCGTCCTGGCCCCGTGCTGATAGATGTGCCCAGCGACATACAGAAAGCCGAATGCGAATATGACGCGAAACCGGACGCGTCCATAAGGGGTTATAAGCCCAGCATGGAAGGAAACCCCAGGCAGATCAAAACGGCCCTGGAAGCGCTTCTGGCATCAAAGAAACTTCTCATCTACGCCGGCGGCGGTATAATAAGTTCCGGCGCTTCGAAGGAGCTGGCGGCTTTTGTCAGGAAACTCAATGCTCCCGTGACATTGACCCTCATGGGCATCGGCGGGTTTCCGGGAACGGATGAATTATTTATAGGTATGCCCGGTATGCACGGCACACAGGCGGCTAATTTCGCTTTTCAGAACTGCGATATGATATTCGCTGTGGGGGCGAGATTTGATGACAGGGTCACGGGCAAGGTTTCGGCTTTTGCCCCTCATGCGAAAATCGTTCATGTGGATATTGACCCGACGTCAATTTCCAAGAATGTTACGGCTGATATTCCGGTGGTGGGTGACTGTAAATCCGTGCTCAAACAGATGTTAGTTCTGCTGAGTGCTAAGAAAAAAATGCCGGACTATGCTCCCTGGCTGAAACAGGTGACGGATGTCGCTAAGAAAAAACCCCTCTGTTATAAGGACGACGAGATATTAAGGCCGCAGTATGTCATAGACAGGTTCTATCAGATCACAAAAGGTCAGGCGATGGTGGTCACGGAAGTCGGACAGCATCAGATGTGGGCGGAGCAGTTTTATAAGTTTGATAAGCCCCGCCGCTTTATCACCTCGGGCGGCCTCGGAACAATGGGCTACGGCCTGCCCGGAGCCATAGGCGCCAAACGCGCCTGTCCGGAGATGGAAGTCATAGACATTGCCGGCGACGGCTCCACCCAGATGAACATACAGGAACTTGCCACGGCCAAAGTTTACGGCATCAAGGTTATTGTCGCGATACTCAACAATTCTTATTTGGGAATGGTCAGGCAGTGGCAGGAACTGTTCTATAAGAAGCGTTATTCGGGCGTTCTTCTGGGTTCACAGTCGTCAAAAGATAAAAAATATTGGCCCGATTTCAAGCTTGTGGGCGAAGCCTACGGCCTCAAGGGGATGAGAATCGAGCGCAAAAAAGATGTTGACGCGGCGATAAAAGAAGCGCTCGCCTTCAAGGAAACGGTCGTCATGGATTTCCAGGTGGCGAAAGAAGAGAACGTGTTCCCCATTGTGCCCGGCGGCGCGGCGATAGACCAGATCATAGATATGTCGTGA
- the ilvD gene encoding dihydroxy-acid dehydratase, whose product MRSDKARKGFERTPNRALLYGTGLSRSEMKKPAIGIASSFSDLVPGHTGMRDLERHIEKGIYAGGGASFIFGVGAICDGIAMGHMGMYYSLPSRELIADMIESVTQAHQLDGLVLLTNCDKINPGMLMAAARLNIPAIVVTAGPMMSGNYKGKRLSLVRDTFEAVGLYQAGKIKLCQLEGLEMEACPGQGACQGMYTANTTSCMIEAMGMSLPGCATAMAGMAKKKRIAYDSGERIVELVRKNIRARDIMNEKAFHNAVVTDLALGGSTNTVLHLPAIAHEAGVKAGIELFDRLGKKTPHITNIRPGGEYFMEDLEFAGGIPAVMKRLLPLLKDNISVSGIKIKDIARSAEIIDEDVIRPLNKAYHREGGIAILRGNIAPDGAVVKQSAVDKAMMKFTGRARIFESEEDAMAAILGRKLKKGDVVVIRYEGPKGGPGMREMLSPTAAITGMGLSSSVALITDGRFSGGTRGPCIGHISPEAAEGGPIAALKNGDRITIDIKNRKIDVALSDKEIKERLKTVKIKKKKVTGWLARYSRMVTSASTGAVLK is encoded by the coding sequence ATGAGGGATCTGGAAAGGCATATTGAAAAAGGCATCTACGCCGGCGGCGGCGCTTCGTTTATATTCGGCGTGGGGGCTATCTGCGACGGTATCGCCATGGGGCACATGGGAATGTATTATTCTCTTCCCTCCAGAGAGCTCATAGCCGACATGATAGAATCCGTCACGCAGGCCCATCAGCTCGACGGGCTGGTGCTGCTGACGAATTGTGACAAAATAAATCCCGGCATGCTGATGGCCGCCGCCAGATTGAATATTCCCGCCATTGTTGTGACGGCCGGCCCCATGATGAGCGGAAATTATAAGGGGAAGAGGCTCTCTCTTGTCAGGGACACGTTTGAGGCGGTGGGGCTCTATCAGGCGGGAAAGATAAAACTCTGCCAGCTGGAGGGCCTTGAGATGGAGGCCTGCCCCGGGCAGGGCGCCTGTCAGGGGATGTACACGGCCAACACCACCTCCTGCATGATAGAGGCCATGGGAATGAGCCTGCCGGGATGCGCCACGGCCATGGCGGGAATGGCGAAGAAAAAAAGGATAGCGTACGATTCCGGCGAGCGTATCGTTGAACTTGTCCGCAAAAATATCAGAGCGCGCGACATAATGAATGAAAAAGCTTTTCACAATGCCGTTGTGACGGATCTTGCCCTCGGTGGTTCCACCAACACGGTTCTTCATCTTCCGGCCATCGCCCATGAGGCGGGCGTTAAGGCGGGGATAGAGCTTTTTGACCGGCTCGGAAAAAAGACGCCGCACATAACCAACATAAGGCCCGGCGGAGAATATTTCATGGAAGACCTTGAGTTCGCCGGAGGCATACCCGCCGTCATGAAAAGGCTGCTGCCTCTCCTCAAAGACAACATCAGCGTGTCGGGGATTAAAATAAAAGATATTGCCCGGTCGGCGGAGATCATAGACGAGGATGTCATAAGGCCCCTTAACAAAGCATATCACAGGGAAGGCGGTATAGCTATTCTCAGGGGGAACATCGCGCCCGACGGAGCCGTCGTCAAGCAGAGCGCTGTGGACAAAGCCATGATGAAATTCACCGGCCGTGCGAGGATCTTTGAATCCGAAGAGGACGCCATGGCCGCGATCCTCGGAAGGAAACTGAAAAAAGGCGATGTCGTCGTTATAAGATACGAAGGCCCGAAGGGCGGCCCCGGAATGCGCGAGATGCTCTCGCCGACGGCGGCGATAACGGGCATGGGTTTGAGCTCTTCGGTGGCGCTCATCACCGACGGAAGGTTCTCCGGCGGGACGCGCGGCCCGTGCATAGGCCACATTTCGCCCGAAGCCGCGGAAGGCGGTCCGATAGCGGCCCTTAAAAACGGCGACCGTATCACAATAGACATAAAAAATAGAAAGATCGATGTCGCCTTGAGCGATAAGGAAATAAAAGAGCGGCTGAAAACGGTGAAGATAAAAAAGAAAAAAGTGACGGGGTGGCTGGCAAGGTACAGCCGTATGGTCACATCCGCATCCACCGGCGCCGTTCTGAAATAG